One stretch of Acholeplasma laidlawii PG-8A DNA includes these proteins:
- the pstC gene encoding phosphate ABC transporter permease subunit PstC, with product MTDISNNIKHHNKLIDKMVRGVLYVFTIASASFIFIIVGVIIVKGITPFVTYNQGLGRVDFFRFITGDTWLTGTAFQSNLYSIGFIIVSTIFIALLSLLISLPIGVMTALFIARVAPKKLSETFRTIIEILASIPSIIFGLFGATIIKPFVYNLSAAFGYQSKGGNSMLATVLVLAIMTIPTIASISEVAIRSVNQKIVNASLALGATKSQTNFKVVLTAAKSGIFASAILGIGRALGEATAVSLVAGGRKSGFSFDILDTTSTLTSIMLEGMKETTGIDYDIRFSVGIILMVVILLTNAILNFIKKKVGNIDVK from the coding sequence ATGACGGATATATCAAATAATATAAAACACCATAATAAATTAATAGATAAAATGGTTAGAGGCGTATTGTATGTATTTACAATCGCCTCAGCCTCATTTATTTTTATCATCGTAGGGGTCATTATCGTTAAGGGGATAACCCCTTTTGTCACGTATAATCAAGGCTTAGGACGTGTAGATTTCTTCAGATTTATTACCGGTGATACATGGCTTACAGGTACTGCTTTCCAGTCCAACTTGTATAGTATCGGATTTATTATTGTGTCAACAATTTTTATTGCATTACTTTCTTTATTAATATCTTTACCAATTGGTGTAATGACTGCCCTTTTTATTGCAAGAGTCGCACCAAAAAAACTATCTGAAACATTTAGAACAATCATTGAAATTTTAGCATCGATACCATCGATCATTTTTGGTTTATTTGGTGCTACAATTATTAAACCTTTTGTATACAATTTATCTGCAGCATTTGGTTACCAATCCAAAGGTGGTAACTCCATGCTAGCAACTGTTTTAGTTTTAGCAATTATGACGATTCCAACAATTGCATCTATTTCTGAGGTAGCGATTCGTAGTGTCAATCAAAAGATTGTTAATGCATCCCTTGCACTTGGTGCAACCAAATCTCAAACCAATTTTAAAGTGGTTTTAACTGCAGCAAAATCCGGTATATTTGCATCAGCTATTTTAGGTATTGGTCGAGCACTAGGTGAAGCTACTGCAGTATCTTTAGTTGCTGGTGGTAGAAAAAGTGGATTTTCATTTGACATTTTAGATACAACATCGACATTAACCTCCATCATGTTAGAAGGTATGAAGGAAACAACAGGTATTGATTATGATATTCGTTTTTCTGTGGGTATTATCTTAATGGTTGTTATTCTATTAACAAATGCAATCCTAAACTTTATAAAGAAAAAGGTAGGTAACATCGATGTTAAATAA
- a CDS encoding response regulator transcription factor, protein MLIYFLEDDVQISYIIQKTIINAGYEQQGFMKGKDFLEAVRKKAPDLVLLDVLLPDMSGLEVLAKLREFYKELPVIMLSALDTEMDKVKALDLGADDYMSKPFGILELTARMNAHLRKSGARSVITKGNVTIDKEKYKCFVGNNEIALTTKEFDVLYLILKNDGKVVTKETLFNEIWQMDVSIETRTLDMHIKSLRDKLKGADIEIKTIRGVGYSL, encoded by the coding sequence ATGTTAATTTATTTTTTAGAAGATGATGTACAAATATCGTATATCATTCAAAAAACAATTATAAATGCAGGGTATGAACAACAAGGCTTTATGAAAGGTAAAGACTTTTTAGAAGCCGTTAGAAAAAAAGCACCAGACTTAGTACTGTTAGATGTACTTCTACCAGATATGTCTGGTTTAGAAGTACTAGCAAAACTAAGAGAGTTTTATAAAGAACTACCCGTTATTATGTTATCTGCACTAGATACTGAAATGGATAAAGTCAAAGCACTTGATTTAGGTGCTGATGACTATATGTCAAAACCGTTTGGTATTTTAGAGTTAACCGCTAGAATGAATGCCCACTTAAGAAAATCAGGTGCGCGTAGTGTCATTACTAAAGGTAATGTCACCATTGATAAAGAAAAATATAAATGTTTTGTAGGTAACAATGAGATTGCTCTTACAACCAAAGAGTTTGACGTACTTTACCTCATCCTGAAAAATGACGGTAAAGTTGTAACAAAAGAAACACTCTTTAATGAAATTTGGCAAATGGATGTTTCAATAGAAACAAGAACCTTAGATATGCATATTAAATCATTAAGAGATAAATTAAAAGGTGCAGATATAGAAATTAAAACGATACGTGGTGTCGGTTATAGTCTATAA
- a CDS encoding serine hydrolase domain-containing protein gives MNLEAKIYNFLKEVEDNKSLSMISFTVANKDEVLFDYKKEPYLKDGLQLVFSITKSFTSLAIGMLYDKGLINLDEKIIGYFKDELPVNYDPLISEITIRHILTMTSGIVKENNIQMLKTSDYRTYFLSQEVAYKPGTHYQYHSATSHMLSALFTKITGATVEDYLKDHLFEPLNITNYHWSKAPEGINFGGYGLSLNNDALVKLGQLLLNHGNYKGKQLISKAYLDMATSPQAIKQDYVGNPNAKAIGYQYGFQFHVSPNLSYRADGAFGQIVVIFNDLAFISTAQFTDYEFLYATIYKHFTSESIPTIEKGKLEGFVSSLTFKEAPKENHFNLHKIFHLKENILNIDTLEFSHDYLLLHFNNGLTDKLEYNFDQSSYGMSHYAKDLKVVNQKHWVIPNYEDNELTLKILYIETPFFAEYKFKFEDEALTFSFVPSANFLFNGFTVTSK, from the coding sequence ATGAATTTAGAAGCAAAAATCTATAACTTCTTAAAAGAAGTAGAAGATAACAAAAGTTTAAGTATGATTAGTTTTACAGTTGCAAACAAAGATGAAGTATTGTTTGATTACAAGAAAGAACCGTATCTTAAGGATGGTTTACAGTTAGTCTTTTCTATTACAAAATCATTCACATCCTTAGCAATAGGTATGTTATATGATAAAGGATTAATCAACTTAGATGAAAAAATAATTGGTTACTTTAAAGATGAACTACCAGTGAATTATGATCCTTTAATTAGTGAGATAACCATTAGACATATCCTTACCATGACAAGCGGCATAGTTAAAGAAAATAATATCCAGATGCTTAAAACAAGTGATTATAGAACTTATTTTTTAAGCCAGGAAGTGGCTTATAAACCAGGTACACATTATCAATATCACTCAGCAACGTCACATATGTTAAGTGCACTGTTTACTAAGATCACAGGTGCTACTGTAGAGGATTACTTAAAAGATCATCTATTTGAACCACTAAATATTACAAATTACCACTGGTCAAAAGCCCCGGAAGGTATTAATTTTGGTGGGTATGGTTTAAGTTTGAATAATGATGCATTAGTTAAGCTTGGCCAACTCTTACTAAATCACGGAAATTATAAAGGAAAACAACTTATTTCAAAAGCCTATCTTGATATGGCAACCTCACCTCAGGCTATAAAACAAGACTATGTGGGTAACCCGAATGCTAAAGCAATCGGTTACCAATATGGTTTTCAATTCCATGTATCACCTAACTTAAGTTATAGAGCAGATGGAGCATTTGGTCAAATCGTCGTAATCTTTAATGATTTAGCCTTTATTTCAACTGCGCAGTTTACAGATTATGAGTTCTTATATGCTACTATATATAAACATTTTACAAGTGAGTCGATACCTACAATTGAAAAGGGTAAGTTAGAAGGGTTTGTTTCAAGCTTAACTTTTAAAGAAGCACCTAAAGAAAATCACTTTAATTTACATAAAATATTTCATCTAAAAGAAAACATATTAAATATTGATACGTTAGAGTTTAGTCATGACTATCTTTTACTACATTTTAATAATGGCCTAACAGATAAACTTGAGTATAATTTTGATCAAAGTTCTTATGGCATGAGTCACTATGCCAAAGATTTAAAAGTAGTTAATCAAAAACATTGGGTCATACCAAATTATGAAGATAACGAATTAACTCTAAAAATCTTATACATTGAAACGCCATTTTTCGCAGAGTATAAGTTTAAATTTGAAGATGAAGCACTTACGTTTTCATTCGTACCAAGTGCTAACTTCTTGTTTAATGGCTTTACAGTAACAAGTAAATAG
- the nrdG gene encoding anaerobic ribonucleoside-triphosphate reductase activating protein, with amino-acid sequence MSNTSTLKLRVNDFISDSIVDGFGLRFVVFTQGCNLRCPGCHNPSTHALDEGKLIELTEIRKKWKRNPLLHGITISGGEPFLQPEPVLELIKMAHEDGLDVNIYSGNTYETLKKKDCPFIHEILKEADILIDGPFIQQLKNLNLLWRGSSNQRIIDLKKTNLTQELVIIPDS; translated from the coding sequence GTGTCAAACACTTCCACTCTTAAGTTACGCGTAAATGACTTCATTAGTGATTCTATTGTGGATGGATTTGGTTTAAGATTTGTTGTATTTACCCAAGGCTGCAATTTAAGATGTCCTGGTTGCCATAATCCATCAACACATGCACTTGATGAAGGTAAACTCATTGAGCTCACTGAGATTAGGAAAAAATGGAAGAGAAATCCACTACTACATGGCATAACCATTAGTGGTGGAGAGCCCTTCTTACAACCAGAGCCTGTATTAGAATTAATCAAAATGGCACATGAAGATGGTTTAGATGTCAATATCTATAGTGGTAACACCTATGAGACACTAAAGAAGAAGGATTGTCCATTCATTCATGAAATTCTAAAAGAGGCAGATATTTTAATTGATGGTCCGTTTATACAGCAACTCAAAAATTTAAATCTATTGTGGCGTGGTAGTTCAAATCAACGCATTATAGATTTAAAGAAAACAAATCTGACTCAGGAGCTTGTAATTATTCCTGATTCATAA
- a CDS encoding DUF975 family protein: MNRSAIKTEAKEALVGKRLMFLVAIIVVGVLSGIPGIGFIVGPILTAGLFVIGKEVLAKKEVRLDPLFTYFKDIEHGLKIFVVVLIVSLAVAIGMLLFIIPGIYVALKYGQAIFIMSEHKDMDIFDAIKESGKLTEGYKMDLFIFALSFIGHILLGMITFGIYLVYAMPYIMLSMHNYYIHLKAIKADSTTIIDA, translated from the coding sequence ATGAATAGAAGTGCAATCAAAACGGAGGCTAAAGAAGCATTAGTTGGAAAAAGATTAATGTTTTTAGTAGCCATTATTGTAGTAGGTGTATTAAGCGGGATACCAGGTATTGGGTTCATTGTAGGACCTATCTTAACTGCTGGATTATTTGTTATTGGTAAGGAAGTACTTGCTAAAAAAGAAGTAAGACTAGATCCTTTATTTACATATTTTAAAGATATTGAACATGGACTTAAAATATTTGTTGTTGTATTAATAGTAAGTCTTGCAGTTGCTATAGGCATGCTCTTATTTATCATTCCAGGTATTTATGTAGCACTTAAATATGGGCAAGCTATCTTTATTATGAGTGAACATAAGGATATGGATATATTTGATGCAATTAAAGAAAGTGGGAAACTAACAGAAGGTTATAAGATGGATTTATTCATTTTTGCACTTTCATTTATCGGTCACATCCTATTAGGTATGATTACATTTGGTATTTATTTAGTTTATGCAATGCCTTATATCATGTTATCTATGCATAACTACTATATACACCTAAAAGCAATAAAAGCGGATAGTACAACCATCATAGATGCTTAA
- the pstA gene encoding phosphate ABC transporter permease PstA, with protein sequence MLNKPKFRYKDVIRNLLTYGGAFVSFAVLMLIVVNVFIQGIPLLNMDLILNNYESVTYVTKLKEDYSVGNYTIDFELDEDVYYSTKWGIALRDDMDLLGKNIIFIDYVHEDSPLLHMVNKGIGQSEIELKDKYAVVRIAFTNQPSALSIQGAENMISMLDMVESIREFEFQTPGGGIRGSIITTLVLIGLTLVFALPIGIGASIFLNEYAGNNWFNKRLRTFIETLTGVPSIIYGLMGLALFVPITISLTSATGGNLISGALTLAVIVLPVIIRTTEESLKVVPMDYRFASLALGANETQTTFKVVLPSAFSGILTATLLAIGRIIGESAALVFAIGATIKDDVSLTSSSTSLAVHILTMMSDEPANVALSNTVALIILMMVLMLNLLVKFLSKRFMRRNGRTV encoded by the coding sequence ATGTTAAATAAACCTAAATTTCGATATAAAGATGTCATTAGAAATCTATTAACTTACGGCGGAGCTTTTGTAAGTTTTGCTGTATTAATGCTGATTGTAGTTAATGTCTTTATTCAAGGGATTCCTTTACTTAATATGGATCTAATTTTAAATAACTATGAATCTGTAACTTATGTTACTAAGTTAAAAGAAGATTACAGTGTGGGGAACTACACCATTGATTTTGAATTAGATGAAGATGTGTATTATTCTACAAAATGGGGTATTGCATTAAGAGATGATATGGACCTATTAGGTAAAAATATAATCTTTATTGATTATGTACATGAAGATTCACCACTACTTCATATGGTGAATAAAGGTATTGGTCAAAGTGAGATTGAGCTTAAAGATAAATATGCTGTTGTAAGAATTGCATTTACGAATCAACCTTCTGCACTCTCTATTCAAGGTGCAGAAAATATGATTAGCATGCTGGATATGGTAGAAAGTATTAGAGAGTTTGAATTTCAAACTCCAGGTGGTGGTATTAGAGGATCTATTATTACAACTTTAGTACTTATCGGATTAACCTTAGTATTTGCACTACCTATTGGTATTGGAGCATCTATTTTCTTAAATGAGTATGCAGGTAATAATTGGTTTAATAAACGACTTAGAACATTTATTGAAACACTTACTGGTGTACCATCTATTATCTACGGTCTTATGGGATTGGCACTCTTTGTACCTATTACGATATCACTAACAAGTGCAACTGGTGGTAACCTAATATCTGGTGCATTAACGTTAGCGGTTATTGTCTTACCAGTAATTATAAGAACGACAGAAGAATCACTTAAAGTGGTACCTATGGATTATAGATTTGCTTCCCTTGCACTTGGTGCAAATGAGACACAAACAACCTTCAAGGTTGTCCTACCAAGCGCATTTTCAGGTATATTAACAGCAACATTACTCGCGATTGGTAGAATTATTGGTGAATCAGCAGCACTTGTGTTTGCAATTGGTGCAACCATTAAAGATGATGTATCACTTACAAGTAGTTCAACATCACTTGCAGTACATATCTTAACGATGATGTCAGATGAACCTGCAAACGTTGCACTATCTAATACGGTTGCCCTCATTATATTAATGATGGTACTTATGTTAAATCTACTAGTGAAGTTTTTATCTAAACGATTTATGAGAAGAAACGGAAGGACAGTTTGA
- a CDS encoding anaerobic ribonucleoside triphosphate reductase has product MLEKIKKRDGRIVRFNPEKINDAVTKAFIALGKDPKLADEVTTGVLNKVDSKFKKQIPTVEDIQDEVERTLIELNYADVAKSYIIYREDRNKVRDRNTRLMHTYHDIAFSKSTDSDLKRENANVNGDTPMGAMLKYGSEGAKEFNRMFVLNPRHSRAHDEGIIHIHDLDFLTLTLTCCQIDLTKLFTNGFQTGHGSLREPQDIKTYAALACIAIQSNQNDQHGGQSVPKFDYDMATGVKKTYVRHFRNNLAKALDIFQIDLDAKTILNDILSKTGIEPRLLNDEINPHLLEVLGNNDIAHKVVLFTTKEALKETTRDTEQAMESLVHNLNTMHSRAGAQVPFSSINYGTDTSHEGRLVVSSILDATTRGLGSGETPIFPIQIFKLKEGVNLNQGDPNYDLFQKAMATSAKRLFPNFSFLDAPFNKAFYKEGNPDTEIAYMGCRTRVMSNIHDSNKEIVTGRGNLSFTSINLPRLALTSKSEAQFFNQLDETIDLVTEQLLERFDIQKKLYVYNFPFLMGQGVWIDSDKLGRNDTIEEVIKHGSLAIGFIGLAETLKALTGKHHGEDAKSQALGLKIIGHMRDRIDAKARQYKLNFSLIATPAEGLSGRFVQMDKKRFGILEGITDHEFYTNSFHIPVYYPTEAFHKIDIEAPYHALTNGGHISYIELDGDPAKNIPAFEAIIKYMAKKGIGYGSINHPVDFDPVCKYVGIINEECPKCGRKETPDAPFDRIRRITGYLVGTLDRFNNAKKKEVEERVKHFHS; this is encoded by the coding sequence ATGCTAGAGAAGATAAAAAAAAGAGATGGAAGAATCGTAAGATTTAATCCAGAAAAGATTAACGATGCCGTTACTAAGGCATTTATAGCACTAGGAAAGGATCCAAAACTTGCAGATGAGGTCACAACAGGTGTACTAAATAAGGTAGATAGTAAGTTCAAAAAGCAAATTCCAACTGTTGAAGATATACAAGATGAAGTAGAACGTACTCTCATAGAATTAAACTATGCAGATGTTGCTAAATCTTATATTATTTACCGTGAAGATAGAAATAAAGTAAGAGATAGAAATACTCGTCTTATGCATACTTATCATGACATTGCATTTTCAAAATCAACAGATTCTGATTTGAAAAGAGAAAATGCAAACGTCAACGGAGACACCCCAATGGGTGCGATGTTAAAGTATGGTAGTGAAGGTGCAAAAGAGTTTAACAGAATGTTTGTTTTAAACCCTAGACACTCTAGAGCACATGATGAAGGTATTATTCATATCCATGACTTAGACTTCTTAACCTTAACACTTACTTGTTGTCAAATTGACCTAACTAAACTATTTACAAACGGATTCCAAACTGGGCATGGTAGTTTAAGAGAACCACAAGATATCAAAACATATGCAGCACTTGCGTGTATTGCGATTCAGTCAAATCAAAATGATCAACACGGTGGACAATCTGTACCTAAATTTGATTATGATATGGCAACCGGTGTTAAAAAGACTTATGTTAGACACTTTAGAAACAACCTAGCTAAAGCACTTGATATCTTCCAAATTGATTTAGATGCTAAAACCATTCTAAATGATATTTTAAGTAAGACAGGTATTGAACCAAGACTTCTAAATGATGAAATTAACCCGCATTTACTCGAAGTACTAGGTAATAATGATATCGCTCATAAAGTCGTTTTATTTACGACTAAAGAGGCTTTAAAAGAAACAACAAGAGATACTGAACAAGCAATGGAGAGTTTAGTACATAACTTAAACACCATGCACTCACGTGCAGGTGCTCAAGTACCATTCTCATCCATTAACTATGGAACAGATACATCTCATGAAGGTAGATTAGTCGTTTCATCTATCTTAGATGCAACTACTAGAGGACTAGGTAGTGGTGAAACACCAATATTTCCTATTCAAATATTTAAGTTAAAAGAAGGTGTTAACTTAAATCAAGGAGATCCTAACTACGACTTATTCCAAAAAGCAATGGCAACATCTGCTAAAAGATTATTCCCTAACTTCTCGTTCTTGGATGCACCTTTTAATAAAGCATTTTATAAAGAAGGTAATCCAGATACAGAAATAGCTTATATGGGATGTCGTACACGTGTCATGTCAAATATACATGATTCTAACAAAGAAATTGTAACTGGGCGTGGTAATTTAAGTTTTACATCGATTAACTTACCTAGACTAGCGCTAACTTCTAAATCAGAGGCACAGTTTTTTAATCAATTAGATGAAACTATTGATTTAGTCACTGAGCAACTCTTAGAACGTTTTGATATCCAAAAGAAACTTTATGTATATAACTTCCCATTCTTAATGGGACAAGGAGTATGGATAGATTCTGATAAATTAGGACGCAATGATACCATCGAAGAAGTGATTAAACATGGCTCGTTAGCTATTGGATTTATTGGACTTGCAGAAACTTTAAAAGCATTAACGGGTAAACACCACGGAGAAGATGCTAAATCACAAGCCTTAGGTTTAAAAATCATAGGACACATGAGAGATAGAATTGATGCCAAAGCGCGTCAATATAAATTAAACTTCTCTTTAATCGCAACTCCAGCTGAAGGATTATCCGGACGCTTTGTACAAATGGATAAGAAGCGCTTTGGTATCTTAGAAGGTATTACTGATCATGAGTTTTATACCAACTCATTCCATATACCCGTATATTATCCAACTGAGGCTTTCCATAAGATAGATATTGAAGCACCATATCATGCACTTACAAATGGTGGACATATATCTTATATTGAACTTGATGGAGATCCTGCTAAAAACATTCCAGCTTTTGAAGCCATTATTAAATATATGGCTAAAAAAGGTATTGGATATGGTTCGATTAACCACCCAGTAGATTTTGATCCCGTATGTAAATACGTTGGTATTATTAATGAAGAATGTCCGAAATGTGGACGAAAAGAAACACCAGATGCACCATTTGATAGAATCAGAAGAATTACAGGTTATTTAGTGGGTACATTAGACCGCTTTAATAACGCTAAGAAAAAGGAAGTAGAAGAACGTGTCAAACACTTCCACTCTTAA
- a CDS encoding sensor histidine kinase encodes MDLNKKIFIRLGIYVGILLTLFFIVNQILHPEMSNIFIYLIFLATGEILVIALYFEYKAYFSRYDINKQAVDRDFLVKELDRLNHELKAKEDQMLFMSSFAGQGIILINHLKEIIYANDTAVNLLHIVETKDKLFMNRIRHTVIKEQILKTFESKAHEKQNYKIGHKNLNVNTISTEQSKENFVLVIIEDLTDQVQLQNVKKDFFSYAGHELKTPITVLRGYAELIQHEIITGSEAKEVSTKMVELADYMKGFVDDMLMLSRLETFVDGPIETIDLKKMLLDTLDYYHRSIQEKSIKVELNVDDISFEGDKIDITKLFKNMIENAIKYNKEQGTIKIDLKRNLNQIVFVIEDTGLGIPFKDQDRVFERFYRVNEVRKEPGTGLGLAIVKHIVNKYHGHISVESVENEFTKFTIVI; translated from the coding sequence ATGGATTTAAATAAGAAAATATTTATACGATTAGGTATCTATGTAGGTATTTTATTAACCTTGTTTTTTATTGTAAATCAAATACTTCATCCGGAAATGTCTAACATATTTATATATTTAATATTTCTAGCAACCGGAGAAATATTAGTCATTGCTTTATATTTTGAATATAAAGCTTATTTTTCTAGATATGATATTAATAAACAAGCAGTGGATAGAGACTTTTTGGTTAAAGAACTAGATAGATTAAACCACGAATTAAAAGCTAAAGAAGATCAAATGCTATTTATGTCTAGTTTTGCTGGTCAAGGAATTATTTTAATTAACCACTTAAAAGAGATCATTTATGCCAATGACACTGCAGTAAACCTACTACATATAGTAGAGACTAAGGATAAGTTATTTATGAACCGTATTCGTCATACGGTCATTAAAGAACAAATCCTAAAAACATTTGAATCCAAAGCTCATGAGAAACAAAACTATAAAATAGGACACAAAAACTTAAATGTGAATACGATCTCAACTGAACAAAGTAAAGAAAACTTTGTCTTAGTCATTATTGAAGACTTAACTGATCAAGTTCAACTTCAAAATGTTAAAAAAGATTTCTTTAGTTATGCAGGACATGAACTTAAAACACCGATTACGGTGTTACGTGGTTATGCTGAATTAATTCAGCATGAAATCATTACAGGTAGTGAAGCTAAAGAAGTTTCAACTAAAATGGTGGAGTTAGCTGACTACATGAAGGGCTTTGTTGATGATATGCTTATGTTAAGCCGTTTAGAAACGTTTGTTGATGGACCCATTGAAACCATTGATTTAAAGAAGATGTTGTTAGATACACTTGATTACTATCATAGATCCATTCAAGAAAAATCGATTAAAGTAGAACTTAATGTCGACGACATCTCATTTGAAGGCGATAAAATAGATATTACAAAATTATTTAAAAACATGATAGAAAACGCCATTAAATATAATAAGGAACAGGGTACGATTAAAATCGATTTAAAAAGAAATCTAAATCAAATAGTCTTTGTTATTGAAGACACTGGATTAGGTATTCCTTTTAAGGATCAAGACAGAGTATTTGAAAGATTTTACCGTGTGAACGAAGTGAGAAAAGAACCTGGTACTGGACTAGGACTTGCAATAGTAAAACACATCGTTAATAAATATCATGGACACATTAGTGTTGAATCGGTTGAAAATGAATTTACAAAATTTACAATTGTAATATAA
- the phoU gene encoding phosphate signaling complex protein PhoU produces the protein MSALRASLLKAIEELKGEVVTMADLVLNNINESFLAFKTNNLTKAESLMKADDQVDQLEEDISKAALRVIWKEQPYAQDLRVVTGILKLVTDLERIGDHATDIAEQTIHIGDLKNQRLLPKTTIMSEAAYQMVLNAINAFVKQDIQLARQVIEDDDIVDAQFNDVMASVTEQIKNDSIDSQYAVSVIMVAKYMERVADHAVNLAEWTIFMITGEHKKTPLF, from the coding sequence ATGTCAGCATTAAGAGCATCTTTATTAAAAGCAATCGAAGAGTTAAAGGGTGAAGTCGTAACGATGGCAGACCTTGTATTAAATAATATTAATGAGTCCTTTTTAGCTTTTAAAACAAATAATTTGACAAAAGCTGAAAGTTTAATGAAAGCAGATGATCAAGTTGATCAACTTGAAGAAGATATTTCAAAAGCTGCTTTAAGAGTCATTTGGAAGGAACAACCTTACGCTCAAGACCTAAGAGTTGTTACTGGTATATTAAAGTTAGTTACAGACCTTGAGCGTATTGGGGATCATGCAACTGATATTGCAGAACAAACGATACACATCGGAGACTTAAAAAACCAAAGGCTTTTACCTAAGACAACGATTATGAGTGAAGCTGCTTATCAAATGGTGTTAAATGCGATTAATGCCTTTGTCAAACAAGATATACAGTTAGCAAGACAAGTCATTGAAGATGATGATATTGTGGATGCTCAGTTCAATGATGTTATGGCATCTGTTACAGAACAAATTAAAAATGACTCTATTGATTCACAATATGCAGTATCTGTGATTATGGTTGCTAAATATATGGAACGTGTTGCTGATCACGCTGTAAATCTTGCAGAGTGGACCATATTTATGATTACAGGGGAACACAAGAAAACGCCATTGTTTTAA
- the pstB gene encoding phosphate ABC transporter ATP-binding protein PstB, with product MKNEIKTFEVENLNLSYGEKQALKNINIEIGSKEIVALIGPSGCGKSTFLRTLNRMNDLIENVKIEGEVKYHNQNIYDKNIDIYGLRKNVGMVFQSPNPFPMSIYDNIAYGPRCQGVKKRDILDKIVENSLKEAALYDEVSDRLHDSALALSGGQQQRLCIARALAMKPEVILMDEPTSALDPIATVKIEELILELKKEYTIVIVTHNMQQAARISDKTAFFYMGELIEFDETNKIFTNPKHSQTEDYITGKFG from the coding sequence ATGAAAAATGAAATTAAAACATTTGAAGTTGAAAACCTAAATTTATCCTATGGTGAAAAACAGGCTTTAAAGAATATCAATATTGAAATTGGTTCTAAAGAAATAGTTGCTTTAATCGGTCCATCTGGTTGTGGTAAATCGACTTTCTTAAGAACATTAAATCGTATGAACGATTTAATTGAAAATGTAAAAATCGAAGGTGAAGTTAAATATCATAATCAAAATATCTATGATAAGAATATTGATATTTATGGATTAAGAAAAAATGTAGGTATGGTCTTCCAATCACCAAATCCATTTCCTATGAGTATCTATGATAACATCGCTTATGGTCCTAGATGTCAAGGTGTTAAAAAACGTGACATATTAGATAAGATAGTTGAAAACTCTCTTAAAGAAGCTGCGTTATACGATGAAGTCTCTGACCGTCTTCATGATTCAGCACTTGCCTTATCCGGTGGTCAACAACAAAGACTATGTATCGCTAGAGCCTTAGCGATGAAACCTGAAGTTATTTTAATGGACGAACCAACATCAGCACTCGATCCTATAGCCACAGTTAAAATAGAAGAATTGATTTTAGAACTCAAAAAAGAGTATACTATAGTTATAGTCACACATAACATGCAACAAGCAGCTAGAATATCTGATAAAACTGCATTCTTTTATATGGGTGAACTCATTGAGTTTGATGAAACAAACAAAATATTTACAAATCCAAAACACTCACAAACAGAAGATTATATTACCGGTAAATTCGGTTAA